A genomic stretch from Helianthus annuus cultivar XRQ/B chromosome 1, HanXRQr2.0-SUNRISE, whole genome shotgun sequence includes:
- the LOC110936584 gene encoding protein unc-13 homolog — translation MASLFSRERILGQSKRDSMNGLNSFKSTTTAAAVTTTLDPLPSPFGDLTPTLSATDLRETAYEIFIAACRTSTGKPLTYTPNNNNNNNNNNSNNTDSPSQRSSQSPSLSGSPSQRSITSAAASKMKKALGLRSSSSAGSPGSGASSGAGSGGKVKKVMTIGELMRIQMKVSEAADSRIRRALLRVSAGQVGRRVEMMVLPLELLQQFKPSDFTDQQEYDTWQKRNLKMLEAGLLLHPHVPLGNATTASQRLQKIIRNALDKPIETGRNTEPLQVLRGAVMSLANRSTDGSTDSCHWADGFPLNLRLYEILLETCFDANDESSIIDEVDEVMELIKKTWGILGINQMLHNICFSWVLFNRFVATGQTDNDLLYAADCQLVEVAKDAKTTKDPTYAKILSSTLTSILGWAEQRLLAYHDTFDKVNINSMQSIVSLGVSAAKILVEDISNEYRRRRKNDTDVARSRTDTYIRSSLRTAFAQIMEKADSSRRASRNQPNPLPILAILAKDVGELATKEKKMFSPILKRWHPLAAGVAVATLHVCYGNELKQFISGITELTPDAVQVLRAADKLEKDLVQIAVEDSVDSDDGGKGIIREMPPFEAEAAIANLVKGWTKLRLDRLKEWVDRNLQQEVWNPRANQDGYAPSAVEVLRIIDETLDAFFQLPIPMHPALLPDLIVGLDRCLQYYTSKARSGCGTRNTFIPTMPALTRCATEAKFHGVFKKKEKPTNLQRKTSQVATTNGDNNNGFGVPQLCVRINTLQRIRTELEVLEKRIITLLRNSESAHVEDFSNGLSKRFELTPGACLEGIQQLCESAAYKIVFHDLSHCLWDGLYVGEPAASTIEQFIQELEQNLMVIAETVHEQVRTRLVAEIMKASLEGFLLVLLAGGPSRSFTRQDSQIIEDDFKAIKDLFWANGDGLPMDVINKFSVTVRDVIPLFRTETETIIERFRRLTLETYGSSAKSRLPLPATTGQWGPSDPNTLLRVLCYRNDDAASKFLKKTYNLPKKL, via the exons atgGCTTCTCTCTTCAGCAGAGAACGAATACTCGGCCAATCAAAGCGAGACTCCATGAACGGACTCAACAGCTTCAaatccaccaccaccgccgccgccgtaACCACCACTCTAGATCCACTTCCGTCACCATTCGGCGACCTCACACCTACTCTATCCGCCACCGACCTCCGCGAAACCGCCTACGAGATCTTCATTGCCGCCTGCCGTACCTCCACCGGAAAACCTCTCACATACACtccgaacaacaacaacaacaacaacaacaacaacagcaacaacacaGACTCGCCGTCGCAGAGATCTTCTCAGTCGCCGTCGCTGTCAGGCTCGCCGTCGCAGAGATCGATCACTTCCGCCGCCGCGTCGAAGATGAAGAAGGCGTTAGGTCTCCGATCTAGCTCTTCCGCCGGTAGTCCTGGCTCCGGCGCTAGTTCCGGTGCCGGATCTGGTGGAAAGGTGAAGAAGGTGATGACGATTGGAGAGTTAATGAGGATTCAGATGAAGGTTTCTGAGGCTGCTGATTCGAGAATTCGTAGAGCATTGTTGAGAGTTTCTGCTGGTCAG GTCGGGAGGCGAGTTGAAATGATGGTTCTTCCGCTAGAGTTATTACAACAATTCAAACCGTCAGATTTTACCGACCAACAAGAATACGACACCTGGCAAAAGCGAAACTTAAAAATGTTGGAAGCGGGACTTCTTCTACACCCTCACGTGCCACTTGGCAACGCCACAACCGCATCCCAAAGGCTACAAAAAATCATCCGTAACGCGCTTGACAAACCAATTGAAACCGGAAGAAACACCGAGCCGTTACAAGTCCTACGTGGTGCCGTGATGTCATTGGCCAACCGGTCAACCGACGGGTCAACCGACTCATGCCATTGGGCCGACGGATTCCCTTTAAATCTCCGACTTTACGAGATCCTTCTAGAAACTTGCTTTGATGCCAATGACGAGTCATCAATTATtgacgaagttgatgaggttatGGAACTTATTAAGAAAACGTGGGGTATTTTGGGAATTAATCAAATGCTTCATAACATATGTTTTTCATGGGTTTTGTTTAATCGGTTTGTTGCAACCGGACAAACGGATAATGATCTGCTTTACGCTGCTGATTGTCAGCTGGTAGAAGTTGCGAAAGATGCGAAAACGACAAAGGATCCGACATACGCTAAAATATTGAGTTCTACGTTGACTTCGATATTGGGTTGGGCTGAACAAAGACTTCTTGCGTATCATGATACGTTTGATAAAGTAAACATTAATTCTATGCAAAGTATTGTGTCTTTAGGGGTATCAGCTGCTAAAATATTGGTTGAAGATATATCTAATGAGTATCGCCGAAGACGGAAAAATGATACCGATGTGGCGCGAAGTCGGACAGATACGTACATTAGGTCATCGCTTCGAACGGCTTTTGCTCAG ATAATGGAGAAAGCAGATTCAAGCAGGCGGGCATCAAGAAACCAACCGAACCCACTTCCCATTCTCGCTATTCTCGCGAAAGACGTTGGTGAATTAgcaacaaaagaaaagaaaatgtttaGTCCAATATTAAAAAGATGGCATCCGCTTGCGGCTGGTGTGGCAGTTGCAACTCTTCATGTTTGTTACGGGAATGAATTAAAACAGTTTATTTCTGGTATAACCGAACTAACACCAGATGCAGTACAAGTTCTTCGAGCTGCAGATAAGTTGGAAAAAGATCTTGTGCAAATAGCAGTTGAAGATTCCGTTGATAGTGATGACGGTGGGAAAGGAATTATTCGTGAAATGCCACCGTTTGAAGCTGAAGCTGCTATTGCTAATTTGGTCAAAGGTTGGACTAAGTTGAGATTGGATCGATTGAAGGAGTGGGTTGACCGAAATCTTCAACAAGAG GTATGGAATCCCAGAGCCAATCAAGATGGATACGCACCTTCGGCTGTTGAAGTCCTGAGAATTATAGACGAAACGTTGGATGCGTTTTTTCAACTGCCAATTCCCATGCATCCCGCGTTACTTCCCGATTTAATCGTAGGCCTTGATAGATGTCTTCAATATTACACAAGCAAAGCAAGATCAGGCTGCG gaACAAGGAATACATTTATTCCAACAATGCCAGCATTGACCCGATGCGCAACCGAAGCGAAATTTCATGGTGTTTTCAAGAAAAAAGAGAAACCTACAAACTTACAAAGAAAAACCTCTCAAGTTGCAACAACAAATGGTGATAATAACAACGGTTTTGGAGTACCGCAACTATGTGTACGTATTAACACGCTTCAGCGTATACGCACCGAGCTTGAAGTTCTAGAAAAACGAATCATAACCCTTTTACGAAACTCTGAATCCGCCCATGTTGAAGACTTTTCAAATGGTTTATCAAAACGGTTTGAGCTCACACCCGGTGCGTGTTTAGAAGGTATTCAACAACTTTGCGAGTCAGCGGCTTACAAGATCGTGTTCCATGATCTTAGCCATTGTCTCTGGGACGGTCTGTACGTCGGTGAGCCGGCGGCTTCTACGATCGAACAGTTTATTCAGGAGCTTGAACAGAATTTGATGGTTATAGCTGAAACGGTTCACGAACAGGTGCGAACACGGTTAGTTGCTGAAATAATGAAAGCTTCTTTGGAAGGGTTTTTGCTTGTTTTACTTGCGGGTGGCCCGTCTCGATCGTTTACCCGACAAGATTCTCAAATAATCGAAGACGATTTTAAGGCGATTAAAGATTTGTTTTGGGCTAATGGCGACGGGTTGCCAATGGATGTAATCAATAAGTTTTCGGTTACCGTGAGAGATGTCATCCCACTTTTCAGAACCGAAACGGAGACGATTATCGAGCGGTTTAGGCGTTTGACTTTAGAGACTTACGGGTCGTCTGCTAAATCTCGACTCCCGTTACCCGCAACTACGGGCCAGTGGGGCCCGTCTGATCCAAACACGCTTTTACGTGTTTTGTGCTATCGAAACGATGACGCTGCTTCAAAGTTTCTCAAGAAAACCTACAATCTCCCCAAGAAACTATGA